The following coding sequences are from one Verrucosispora sp. WMMD573 window:
- a CDS encoding DUF2630 family protein: MDDKTILSRISDLVDEEHRLRAQAQAHESGTDDEARSRLSELEESLDQCWDLLRRRRAARQAHGDPEAQGARPVSEVERYLQ, translated from the coding sequence ATGGACGACAAGACCATCCTGAGCCGGATCTCGGATCTGGTTGACGAGGAGCACCGGCTGCGCGCCCAGGCGCAGGCCCACGAGTCGGGCACCGACGACGAGGCCCGCAGCCGCCTCAGCGAGCTGGAGGAGTCCCTCGACCAGTGCTGGGATCTGCTGCGCCGCCGCCGCGCCGCTCGGCAGGCCCATGGTGATCCCGAGGCCCAGGGCGCCCGCCCGGTGTCCGAGGTCGAACGGTATCTGCAGTGA
- a CDS encoding roadblock/LC7 domain-containing protein, with protein MAQKTASSADLTWLLDDLVGRVKQAEHAVALSADGLLMASSQGLSRDDGEHLAAMAAGIQSLARGAGKRFGGGQVQQTIIEMQSSFLFVTAAGRNACLAVLASEDADVGLIAYEMAMLITRVGRYVASPSRPAEQVNGEE; from the coding sequence GTGGCCCAGAAGACGGCTTCGAGTGCCGACCTGACGTGGTTGCTGGATGATCTGGTTGGCCGGGTCAAGCAGGCCGAACACGCGGTCGCGCTGTCCGCCGACGGCCTGCTGATGGCCTCCTCGCAAGGGCTCAGCCGCGACGACGGAGAGCACCTGGCGGCGATGGCGGCCGGCATCCAGAGCCTGGCCCGCGGCGCCGGCAAGCGTTTCGGCGGCGGGCAGGTGCAGCAGACCATCATCGAGATGCAGTCGTCGTTCCTGTTCGTCACCGCCGCCGGGCGTAACGCCTGCCTGGCGGTGCTGGCCAGTGAGGACGCCGACGTCGGGCTGATCGCGTACGAGATGGCCATGCTGATCACCCGGGTCGGCCGGTACGTCGCCTCGCCGTCCCGGCCCGCTGAGCAGGTCAACGGGGAGGAGTAG
- a CDS encoding C39 family peptidase — MATTILRKTALTIAAAAATAGGIAGPAIAAQAAPAAKPVAQLQAERKPGGERQLDVRYQAQDTFYYCGPAATRNALSVQGKNIDQHDMAERMGTTEAGTNSINDITPVLNKETGKDVYKSVEISGAKADTKQADKLREDVIRTVDAGRAVVANIAGTATDTDGTAHSFEGGHYISVVGYRDGGEQVKIADSADPNQASYWVTTEDLANWIATRGYATS; from the coding sequence ATGGCTACCACCATCCTGCGCAAGACCGCTCTGACCATCGCCGCTGCTGCCGCCACCGCCGGTGGCATCGCCGGCCCCGCCATCGCCGCCCAGGCCGCCCCGGCCGCCAAGCCGGTCGCCCAGCTGCAGGCCGAGCGCAAGCCCGGCGGCGAGCGTCAGCTCGACGTGCGCTACCAGGCCCAGGACACCTTCTACTACTGTGGCCCCGCCGCCACCCGCAACGCCCTGTCCGTGCAGGGCAAGAACATCGACCAGCACGACATGGCCGAGCGCATGGGCACCACCGAGGCCGGCACCAACTCCATCAACGACATCACCCCGGTGCTGAACAAGGAGACCGGCAAGGACGTCTACAAGTCGGTCGAGATCTCCGGCGCCAAGGCCGACACCAAGCAGGCCGACAAGCTGCGTGAGGACGTCATCCGCACGGTGGACGCCGGCCGGGCCGTCGTGGCCAACATCGCCGGCACCGCCACCGACACCGACGGCACCGCCCACAGCTTCGAGGGTGGCCACTACATCAGCGTCGTCGGGTACCGCGACGGTGGCGAGCAGGTGAAGATCGCCGACTCCGCCGACCCGAACCAGGCGTCCTACTGGGTGACCACCGAGGATCTGGCCAACTGGATCGCCACCCGCGGCTACGCCACCTCCTGA
- a CDS encoding ATP/GTP-binding protein, translated as MDYGHAERPSDAAALPTAIKILIAGGFGVGKTTLVGAVSETRPLRTEEVLTESGVGVDDLEGVEAKRTTTVAMDFGRITISDDLVLYLFGTPGQDRFWFVWDELALGAIGAVVLADTRRLADCFPSIDYFEGQGTPFLVAVNCFEGARRYRLDEVRSALNLDPEVPVLLCDARQRESAKEVLIMLVEHAMKIRDARRAD; from the coding sequence ATGGACTACGGGCACGCTGAGCGGCCGTCGGACGCGGCGGCTCTGCCCACGGCGATCAAGATTCTGATCGCCGGCGGATTCGGGGTGGGCAAGACCACACTGGTGGGCGCGGTCAGTGAGACGCGCCCGCTGCGGACCGAGGAGGTGCTGACCGAGTCGGGAGTGGGCGTCGACGACCTGGAAGGCGTCGAGGCGAAGCGGACCACCACCGTCGCGATGGACTTCGGTCGGATCACCATCAGCGACGACCTGGTGCTGTACCTCTTCGGCACCCCGGGCCAGGACCGGTTCTGGTTCGTCTGGGACGAGTTGGCACTCGGTGCGATCGGCGCTGTGGTGCTGGCCGACACCCGTCGGCTGGCCGACTGCTTCCCCTCCATCGACTACTTCGAGGGTCAGGGGACACCGTTCCTCGTCGCGGTCAACTGCTTCGAGGGAGCCCGCCGATACCGGCTCGACGAGGTGCGGTCGGCACTGAACCTCGACCCCGAAGTGCCGGTGCTGCTCTGCGACGCCCGGCAGCGGGAGTCGGCCAAGGAGGTGCTCATCATGCTGGTGGAGCACGCCATGAAGATCCGGGATGCCCGCCGCGCCGACTGA
- a CDS encoding right-handed parallel beta-helix repeat-containing protein, with protein MRQQDRSVAIRERLSPVAGAPLWCDALDFGLRGDGVTNDQPALSALVDRLGEGYAADSRARVIYCPPGIYSIRDAGTIWRSGVSLIGAGPGATRFVLSNEGNRADPTPLAFWTTVQHGADRDRHIADCTFADFEIDGSGVAMAEYSYLAKGLGLQYVVRGVFRNLYIHHTGATGLGCDFLQDSLIDGVVVVGCGRLDTGEQIGGAGIGIGIGGWGAVERCTISNCTTLGNGTNGIFLELQKPYWTPPRGYRIIGCHSQANRFGISDWGADGLIVSACTLTGNLEAGFDVSANGTAGIAGRGGILSDCVIDRNVRDGISMGNTPGPYTIRGNRISGNGWYGYHQHSLGNGYEGPASDVVIDSNEFWNNGLDGIRVDRPMVDAAVTNNRIRSNGRQCAPAATGSGESVRYGRRAVSDRAAVWAPDGHRGKLLRVGSRLALVVGNTEMELELADLRPDAAIAWNEDVPPPGARYELPAAAPIRAGFTVNAHFESAMVRGNRIWDNRDDPTQSYGMWISDRGTCVSCRVEDNDLAGNAEGAMRLDSQPVGGRWDRNHIDVD; from the coding sequence GTGCGGCAGCAGGACCGGTCCGTCGCCATCCGGGAGCGTCTGTCGCCGGTCGCCGGGGCGCCGCTGTGGTGCGACGCGCTTGACTTCGGACTTCGGGGCGATGGGGTGACAAACGACCAGCCTGCGCTGTCTGCCCTGGTCGACCGCTTGGGCGAGGGATACGCCGCCGACAGTAGAGCGCGGGTCATCTACTGCCCGCCGGGCATCTACTCGATCCGGGACGCGGGCACGATCTGGCGCAGCGGGGTGTCACTGATCGGTGCGGGGCCGGGTGCCACCCGGTTCGTGCTGAGCAACGAAGGTAACCGGGCAGACCCGACACCGCTGGCCTTCTGGACCACTGTGCAGCACGGTGCCGACCGCGACCGGCACATCGCCGACTGCACCTTCGCCGACTTCGAGATCGACGGCTCGGGTGTGGCCATGGCCGAGTACAGCTATCTGGCCAAAGGGCTCGGCCTGCAGTACGTCGTGCGCGGCGTGTTCCGCAATCTCTACATCCACCACACCGGAGCCACCGGACTCGGCTGCGACTTTCTTCAGGACAGCCTGATCGACGGTGTGGTGGTGGTCGGCTGCGGCCGGCTGGACACCGGTGAGCAGATCGGCGGCGCGGGCATCGGCATCGGCATCGGTGGCTGGGGTGCGGTGGAGCGCTGCACCATCAGCAACTGCACAACCCTCGGCAACGGCACCAACGGGATATTCCTGGAGCTACAAAAGCCGTACTGGACGCCGCCGCGCGGCTACCGCATCATCGGCTGTCACAGCCAGGCCAACCGGTTCGGGATCTCGGACTGGGGCGCCGACGGCCTGATCGTCTCCGCCTGCACCCTCACCGGAAACCTGGAGGCCGGCTTCGACGTCTCCGCCAACGGCACGGCGGGCATCGCCGGCCGGGGTGGCATCCTCAGCGACTGCGTGATCGACCGCAATGTCCGCGACGGGATCAGCATGGGGAACACCCCCGGGCCGTACACGATTCGGGGCAACCGGATCAGCGGCAACGGTTGGTACGGATACCACCAGCACAGCCTGGGCAACGGCTATGAAGGCCCGGCGTCGGACGTGGTGATCGACAGCAACGAGTTCTGGAACAACGGTCTGGACGGAATCCGGGTCGACCGGCCGATGGTCGACGCGGCGGTGACGAACAACCGGATCCGGAGCAACGGGCGGCAGTGCGCCCCGGCGGCGACCGGCTCCGGTGAGTCGGTGCGCTACGGCCGGCGTGCGGTGTCGGACCGGGCGGCGGTGTGGGCACCCGACGGGCATCGCGGAAAGCTGCTGCGGGTGGGGTCCCGACTGGCACTTGTGGTCGGCAACACCGAGATGGAGTTGGAGTTGGCTGATCTGCGGCCGGATGCCGCGATCGCCTGGAACGAGGACGTGCCGCCACCGGGCGCGCGCTACGAGTTGCCGGCGGCGGCGCCGATCCGGGCCGGGTTCACGGTGAACGCCCACTTTGAGTCGGCGATGGTGCGCGGCAACCGGATCTGGGACAACCGCGACGATCCGACGCAGAGCTACGGCATGTGGATCAGTGACCGCGGCACGTGCGTCTCCTGCCGGGTCGAGGACAACGACCTCGCCGGCAACGCCGAGGGCGCGATGCGGCTGGACAGCCAACCGGTCGGTGGTCGTTGGGACCGCAACCACATCGACGTGGACTGA
- a CDS encoding aconitate hydratase, producing MKEYDVASLDTFGAKTQLRVGDASYEIFKISKVEGQERLPYSLKILLENLLRTEDGANITAEHIRQLGAWDPTADPNVEIQFTPARVLMQDFTGVPCVVDLATMREAVRDLGGDPTKVNPLAPAELVIDHSVIADLFGREDAFERNVELEYTRNKERYQFLRWGQSAFNEFKVVPPGTGIVHQVNIEYLARTVMERGGQAYPDTVVGTDSHTTMVNGLGVLGWGVGGIEAEAAMLGQPVSMLIPRVVGFKLSGEMPAGTTATDLVLTITEMLRKHGVVGKFVEFYGPGVSAVPLANRATIGNMSPEYGSTVAIFPIDAETVRYLELTGRDPQQVALVEAYAKEQGLWHDPDHEPVYSESLELDLGTIEPSLAGPKRPQDRVPLGNAKTLFRSALTDYVSADETGGDPGRKPGVPQQEQPYGVTGHADEASAESFPASDSPANGIDDPADAPRDLVNAAVGSGGRASNPIRVTGADGTEFELDHGAVVIAAITSCTNTSNPQVMIGAALLARNAVDKGLNRKPWVKTTLAPGSKVVMDYYERAGLTPYLEKLGFHLVGYGCTTCIGNSGPLPEEISEAVNEADLAVVSVLSGNRNFEGRINPDVKMNYLASPPLVVAYALAGTMDIDLANEPLGADSEGNPVFLRDIWPSTAEIQDVIASAIGATGFSSAYADVFAGDERWQSLPTPTGDTFAWDGDSTYVRKPPYFEGMRQQPEPVTDIAGARVLAKLGDSVTTDHISPAGSIKADSPAGQYLAEHGVPRHEFNSYGSRRGNHEVMIRGTFANIRLRNQLVPGVEGGFTVNHLTGEQTSIYDASMAYQEAGVPLVILAGKEYGSGSSRDWAAKGTMLLGVQAVIAESYERIHRSNLIGMGVLPLQFPAGENAESLGLTGAETFTITGVTALNDGDTPRTVKVTTDGGVEFDAVVRIDTPGEADYYRHGGILQYVLRRMIAN from the coding sequence GTGAAGGAGTACGACGTGGCGAGCCTCGACACCTTCGGTGCGAAGACCCAGCTACGCGTCGGAGACGCGAGCTACGAGATTTTCAAGATCAGCAAGGTGGAGGGCCAGGAACGGCTCCCCTACAGCCTGAAGATCCTGCTGGAGAACCTGCTGCGGACCGAGGACGGCGCGAACATCACCGCCGAGCACATCCGCCAGCTCGGTGCGTGGGACCCGACCGCAGACCCGAACGTCGAGATCCAGTTCACCCCGGCCCGGGTGCTGATGCAGGACTTCACCGGCGTACCCTGCGTGGTCGATCTGGCAACCATGCGTGAGGCCGTCCGCGACCTCGGCGGCGACCCGACCAAGGTGAACCCGCTCGCCCCCGCGGAGCTGGTCATCGACCACTCGGTCATCGCCGACCTGTTCGGCCGCGAGGACGCCTTCGAGCGCAACGTGGAGCTGGAGTACACCCGCAACAAGGAGCGCTACCAGTTCCTGCGCTGGGGCCAGAGCGCGTTCAACGAGTTCAAGGTGGTCCCGCCCGGCACCGGCATCGTGCACCAGGTCAACATCGAGTACCTGGCCCGCACGGTGATGGAGCGCGGTGGCCAGGCGTACCCGGACACGGTCGTCGGCACCGACTCGCACACCACCATGGTCAACGGTCTGGGCGTGCTGGGCTGGGGCGTCGGCGGCATCGAGGCCGAGGCCGCCATGCTGGGCCAGCCGGTCAGCATGCTGATCCCACGGGTGGTCGGCTTCAAGCTCTCCGGCGAGATGCCGGCCGGCACCACCGCCACCGACCTGGTGCTGACCATCACCGAGATGCTGCGCAAGCACGGCGTGGTCGGCAAGTTCGTCGAGTTCTACGGTCCCGGCGTGAGCGCGGTGCCGCTGGCCAACCGGGCCACCATCGGCAACATGTCCCCGGAGTACGGCTCCACCGTGGCGATCTTCCCGATCGACGCCGAGACCGTCCGCTACCTGGAGCTGACCGGCCGCGATCCGCAGCAGGTCGCCCTCGTCGAGGCGTACGCCAAGGAGCAGGGCCTCTGGCACGACCCGGACCACGAGCCGGTGTACTCCGAGAGCCTGGAACTCGACCTGGGCACCATCGAGCCCTCCCTCGCCGGACCGAAGCGCCCGCAGGACCGGGTGCCGCTCGGCAACGCCAAGACCCTGTTCCGCTCGGCGCTCACCGACTACGTGTCCGCCGACGAGACCGGCGGCGACCCGGGCCGCAAGCCGGGCGTCCCGCAGCAGGAACAGCCGTACGGCGTGACCGGCCACGCCGACGAGGCCAGCGCCGAGTCGTTCCCGGCCAGCGACTCCCCGGCCAACGGCATCGACGACCCGGCCGACGCGCCCCGTGACCTGGTGAACGCCGCCGTGGGCTCGGGCGGTCGGGCGAGCAACCCGATCCGGGTCACCGGCGCCGACGGCACCGAGTTCGAGCTGGACCACGGCGCCGTGGTAATCGCCGCGATCACCTCCTGCACCAACACCTCAAACCCGCAGGTGATGATCGGCGCGGCGCTGCTGGCCCGCAACGCCGTCGACAAGGGCCTGAACCGCAAGCCGTGGGTGAAGACCACCCTCGCGCCCGGTTCCAAGGTCGTCATGGACTACTACGAGCGGGCCGGCCTGACGCCGTACCTGGAGAAGCTCGGCTTCCACCTGGTCGGCTACGGCTGCACCACCTGCATCGGCAACTCCGGCCCACTGCCGGAGGAGATCTCCGAGGCGGTGAACGAGGCTGACCTCGCGGTCGTCTCGGTGCTCTCCGGCAACCGCAACTTCGAGGGCCGGATCAACCCGGACGTGAAGATGAACTACCTGGCGTCCCCGCCGTTGGTGGTGGCGTACGCCCTGGCCGGCACGATGGACATCGACCTGGCCAACGAGCCGCTCGGCGCGGACAGTGAGGGCAACCCGGTCTTCCTGCGCGACATCTGGCCGAGCACCGCCGAGATCCAGGACGTGATCGCCTCCGCGATCGGCGCCACCGGCTTCAGCTCCGCGTACGCCGACGTCTTCGCCGGTGACGAGCGCTGGCAGTCCCTGCCGACGCCGACCGGGGACACCTTCGCCTGGGACGGCGACTCCACCTACGTCCGCAAGCCCCCGTACTTCGAGGGCATGCGGCAGCAGCCGGAGCCGGTGACCGACATCGCCGGCGCTCGGGTGCTGGCCAAGCTCGGCGACTCGGTGACCACGGACCACATCTCGCCGGCCGGTTCCATCAAGGCCGACTCCCCGGCCGGGCAGTACCTCGCCGAGCACGGCGTGCCGCGCCACGAGTTCAACTCCTACGGCTCCCGCCGGGGCAACCACGAGGTGATGATCCGGGGCACGTTCGCCAACATCCGGCTGCGTAACCAGCTCGTCCCCGGGGTGGAGGGCGGCTTCACGGTCAACCACCTGACCGGCGAGCAGACCTCGATCTACGACGCCTCCATGGCGTACCAGGAGGCGGGCGTGCCGCTGGTCATCCTGGCCGGCAAGGAGTACGGTTCCGGCTCGTCGCGGGACTGGGCGGCGAAGGGCACCATGCTGCTCGGGGTGCAGGCGGTCATCGCCGAGTCGTACGAGCGGATCCACCGTTCCAACCTGATCGGGATGGGCGTGCTGCCGTTGCAGTTCCCCGCCGGGGAGAACGCCGAGTCGTTGGGGCTGACCGGCGCCGAGACGTTCACCATCACCGGGGTGACCGCCCTCAACGACGGCGACACGCCGCGCACGGTGAAGGTCACCACCGATGGTGGGGTCGAGTTCGACGCGGTGGTGCGGATCGACACCCCGGGTGAGGCGGACTACTACCGGCACGGCGGCATCCTGCAGTACGTGCTGCGGCGCATGATCGCCAACTGA
- a CDS encoding nitrate- and nitrite sensing domain-containing protein — translation MGSRSTKLRAKVVALLATLVALWSFAAWVTVRDGLNLLGVQALDVQVFDPTEPLLLQLQLERRTSLVYLGRPQEARLDELTRLRERTDQLAAEFAESTDDWQVGVLGSDALHDRVAELKRQLAALPDTRTAVDGRNIGRSDAGATFTALIESIYEVYDELGNLDDDQVAEDTAHLIQLNRARELLSQEDAMLAGVLAAGRITPVERAEFTRVVGARRFVAEQAVVRLPDADQSRYEQMVTGASFRRLADLESQVMNGSGTNRLPFSTADWSDTTGAALIEIGDVVLAGGDDIVKRATPVAIGVIVRLVLFAGLGLLAVVASVVVSITTARALARQLKRLRDAAFRLTDERLPSVAKRLGRGEQVDVAGELPPLRFGDDDFGQVGRAFDVVQEGAVRTAVEQAELRRAAREVFLSLARRTQALVHRQLTLLDAMERREQDAEALADLFRVDHLATRMRRNAENLIVLSGSTPGRAWRRSVPMVDVVRGALGEVEDHTRVTVRSIGDVSLAGRAVGDVIHLLAELIENGLSFSPPHTSVEVRGELVANGFAIEIEDRGLGMTVADLAAANHRIVDRTELNLADPSRLGLYLVSRLTDRHGVRVRLKESVYGGTTAVVLIPSDLIVDQAEPSPTGGQPADAPARPTGDGDAIGTGREVPAEIGHADGSGLPSRPRPRAGQSVDWDGPTVPIGLPVASASAERPPWPPLPTTDPGGGAGPAAGRPAEPVTPGGPTPAEIELTRTESGLPVRVRQASLAPALRAEPEAVQADEDVVREPEQVRRMMSSYQTGTRRGRSDAARLFGAGGRSGPDDEPADADQQAT, via the coding sequence ATGGGTTCCCGCAGTACGAAGCTGCGCGCCAAGGTGGTGGCCCTGCTGGCCACACTGGTGGCGCTCTGGAGCTTCGCCGCCTGGGTGACCGTCCGCGATGGATTGAATCTGCTCGGTGTGCAGGCGCTCGACGTGCAGGTGTTCGATCCCACCGAGCCGCTGCTGTTGCAGTTGCAGTTGGAACGGCGCACGTCGCTGGTCTATCTCGGACGCCCGCAAGAGGCGAGGCTCGACGAGCTGACGCGGCTACGCGAGCGCACCGACCAGTTGGCCGCCGAATTCGCCGAGTCGACCGACGACTGGCAGGTCGGCGTGCTCGGCAGCGACGCGCTGCACGACCGTGTCGCCGAGCTGAAGCGGCAGCTGGCCGCGCTGCCGGATACGCGCACCGCCGTCGACGGGCGCAACATCGGCCGCAGCGACGCCGGTGCGACGTTCACCGCGCTGATCGAGTCCATCTACGAGGTGTACGACGAACTCGGCAATCTCGACGACGACCAGGTCGCCGAGGACACCGCTCACCTGATCCAGCTCAACCGGGCCCGGGAGTTGCTGTCCCAGGAGGACGCCATGCTGGCCGGTGTGCTCGCCGCGGGCCGGATCACCCCGGTCGAGCGGGCCGAGTTCACCCGGGTCGTCGGTGCCCGTCGGTTCGTCGCCGAGCAGGCGGTCGTCCGGCTGCCCGATGCTGATCAGAGCCGCTACGAGCAGATGGTCACCGGAGCGAGCTTCCGGCGGCTGGCCGATCTGGAATCCCAGGTCATGAACGGCAGCGGCACCAACCGGCTGCCGTTCTCGACCGCCGACTGGTCCGACACCACAGGTGCGGCGCTGATCGAGATCGGTGACGTGGTGCTGGCCGGCGGCGACGACATCGTCAAGCGCGCCACGCCGGTCGCGATCGGTGTCATCGTCCGGCTGGTCCTCTTCGCGGGTCTCGGCCTGCTCGCGGTCGTCGCCTCGGTGGTCGTGTCGATCACCACGGCACGGGCCCTGGCGCGGCAGCTGAAACGACTGCGCGATGCGGCGTTCCGACTCACCGACGAACGGCTGCCGAGCGTGGCAAAGCGGCTCGGGCGCGGTGAGCAGGTGGACGTCGCCGGGGAACTGCCACCGCTGCGCTTCGGTGACGACGACTTCGGCCAGGTGGGTCGCGCCTTCGACGTGGTGCAGGAGGGCGCCGTCCGCACCGCGGTCGAGCAGGCCGAACTGCGCAGGGCCGCACGCGAGGTGTTCCTGAGCCTGGCCCGGCGTACCCAGGCCCTGGTGCACCGCCAGCTCACCCTGCTCGACGCGATGGAGCGCCGCGAACAGGACGCCGAGGCGTTGGCAGACCTGTTCCGCGTCGACCACCTGGCCACCCGGATGCGGCGCAACGCGGAGAACCTCATCGTGCTCTCCGGCTCCACCCCGGGCCGGGCCTGGCGCCGTAGCGTCCCGATGGTGGACGTGGTCCGGGGCGCGCTCGGTGAGGTCGAGGACCACACCCGCGTCACTGTGCGTTCGATCGGCGACGTGTCGCTGGCGGGGCGGGCCGTCGGTGACGTCATCCACCTGCTCGCCGAACTGATCGAGAACGGGCTCTCGTTCTCGCCGCCGCACACCAGCGTCGAGGTACGCGGAGAACTGGTGGCCAACGGCTTCGCCATTGAGATCGAGGACCGCGGGTTGGGCATGACCGTGGCGGACCTCGCCGCCGCCAACCACCGCATCGTGGACCGTACCGAGCTGAATCTCGCCGACCCGTCCCGGCTGGGTCTCTACCTGGTGAGCCGGTTGACCGACCGGCATGGCGTGCGGGTCCGGCTCAAGGAGTCGGTGTACGGCGGGACGACCGCCGTGGTGTTGATCCCGAGCGATCTGATCGTCGACCAGGCCGAGCCGAGCCCGACTGGGGGACAACCTGCGGACGCCCCGGCACGGCCCACCGGCGACGGTGACGCGATCGGGACCGGCCGGGAGGTGCCGGCGGAGATCGGGCACGCCGATGGATCAGGGCTGCCGAGCAGGCCCCGGCCCCGTGCCGGGCAATCCGTCGACTGGGACGGACCGACCGTTCCGATTGGACTGCCGGTGGCCTCAGCGTCCGCCGAACGCCCGCCATGGCCGCCGCTCCCGACAACCGACCCCGGAGGCGGTGCGGGCCCCGCCGCCGGTCGGCCGGCCGAGCCGGTGACCCCGGGCGGCCCGACGCCGGCCGAGATCGAGCTGACCCGCACCGAGTCGGGCCTGCCGGTCCGGGTACGCCAGGCGAGCCTGGCCCCGGCGTTGCGGGCCGAGCCGGAGGCGGTGCAGGCGGACGAGGACGTGGTCCGCGAGCCCGAACAGGTTCGGCGCATGATGAGTTCGTACCAGACCGGCACCCGGCGCGGACGCTCCGACGCCGCACGGCTGTTCGGTGCTGGCGGTCGGTCCGGGCCCGACGATGAGCCCGCAGACGCCGATCAACAGGCGACCTGA
- a CDS encoding VOC family protein gives MIHHVQLACPPGSEDLSRAFYVGILGLTELTKPPALAARGGCWFQGYGTELHLGVEDDFRPARKAHPALLWLDLDTLAARLSAAGYPVTWGDDELPGLRRFHTHDAHGNRLEFLTPTTP, from the coding sequence ATGATCCATCACGTACAGCTCGCCTGCCCGCCGGGCTCGGAGGACCTGTCGCGGGCCTTCTACGTCGGCATCCTCGGCCTCACCGAGCTGACCAAACCGCCAGCCCTCGCGGCCCGTGGCGGTTGCTGGTTCCAGGGGTACGGCACGGAGCTGCACCTGGGTGTGGAGGACGACTTCCGGCCGGCGCGTAAGGCGCACCCTGCCCTGCTGTGGCTCGATCTCGACACCCTCGCCGCGCGGCTGAGCGCCGCGGGCTATCCGGTCACCTGGGGTGACGACGAACTGCCCGGGTTACGTCGCTTCCACACCCACGACGCCCACGGCAACCGCCTGGAGTTCCTCACCCCCACCACCCCCTGA
- a CDS encoding RIO1 family regulatory kinase/ATPase, which produces MRDHDFPAPERRTRGRRRFDDDEPHFLKRGRPTGPVPTDPDESDPETDDTWSSWDDALHGPQPHPHWLVTELAAKDTELGVLKTGKEADVHLVRRGLPGTDRSCLLAAKRYRDPQHRLFHRDAGYLEGRRVRRSREMRAMTGRTAFGRQMIAGQWAAAEFAALSRLWEVGQRYGTITVPYPVQLRGTELMLEFLGDADEGRAAPRLAELRPSPAELRELWGQLVDALVVLARAGYAHGDLSPYNLLVHAGRLALIDLPQVVDVVVNPQGREFLARDVRIVATWFAARGLPAGLVDPTALTELLCREAGLA; this is translated from the coding sequence ATGCGCGATCACGACTTCCCGGCGCCCGAGCGCCGTACCCGCGGCCGACGCCGCTTCGACGACGACGAACCGCACTTCCTGAAGCGCGGCCGGCCGACCGGCCCCGTACCCACCGACCCCGACGAATCAGACCCGGAGACCGACGACACGTGGTCCTCCTGGGACGACGCGCTGCACGGCCCGCAGCCCCACCCGCACTGGCTGGTCACCGAGCTGGCGGCGAAGGACACCGAGCTCGGTGTGCTCAAGACCGGCAAGGAGGCCGACGTTCACCTGGTGCGCCGGGGTCTTCCCGGCACCGACCGGTCCTGCCTGCTGGCGGCGAAACGCTACCGGGATCCCCAACACCGGCTGTTCCACCGCGACGCGGGCTATCTCGAAGGGCGCCGGGTCCGCCGGTCACGTGAGATGCGGGCGATGACCGGTCGGACCGCGTTCGGCCGGCAGATGATCGCCGGCCAGTGGGCGGCGGCGGAGTTCGCCGCCCTGAGCCGGCTCTGGGAGGTAGGCCAGCGCTACGGCACCATCACCGTGCCGTACCCGGTGCAGTTGCGGGGCACCGAGCTGATGCTGGAGTTCCTCGGCGACGCCGACGAGGGCCGCGCCGCACCCCGGCTGGCCGAGCTGCGCCCATCACCGGCCGAACTACGTGAGCTGTGGGGGCAACTGGTCGACGCACTTGTCGTGCTGGCCCGGGCCGGGTACGCGCACGGCGACCTGTCGCCGTACAACCTGCTGGTGCACGCCGGGCGGCTGGCGCTGATCGACCTGCCACAGGTGGTCGACGTGGTGGTCAACCCGCAGGGGCGGGAGTTTCTGGCCCGCGATGTTCGGATCGTCGCCACCTGGTTCGCCGCCCGGGGACTGCCGGCGGGCCTCGTGGACCCGACGGCGCTTACCGAACTGCTGTGCCGCGAGGCCGGTCTGGCCTGA